The stretch of DNA CCGTCATCGACGCCTGGCGCCAGGACCGTCTCCAGCGCGCCACCGCGCGCGACATCGAGGACGAGGCCGGCCGCCTGCTGGCCCGGGCCGGGCTGGACGACGTCCTTCCCACCCCGTGACCGCCTGACCGACGACCACCCCCCGCGGCGCCCCCGGCCGGATGGCCGGGGGCGCCTTCGTGTGTCGGGCCGAATCCCAGAGCAGAAGTGATACGCATCGCACGCGTGATACGAGCGTCGGATCCCGCGTTCTGCGGAACACCGGCCCGGGCTCCCGCTACGGTCGCCTCATGCCTCGCTACGAACTCGACGCCCTACTGGAGGGCATCTGCGCGGTGTTCAAATCCGCCGGCCTCCAGGACGCTGCACAGGCAGGGCCCGGCTACGACGCCACGCCGGTCGGCGAGTACACCGTGCGCATCCGCTGGCAGTTGCCCGGCCGCGGCCGACGCGGCAGGCGCGCCGCCAACGAAGCGCGCACGGCCGCCATGCACACCGCCCTGGGCGAACTCCTCCGCGCGCAGGGCTACGGCTTCCACCGCAGTCTCGACGCCGACTCCCGCGAATGCCTCCTGGTGCAGACGCCGGACGCCCCGTGGCCCGTCCACGAGGCCGCGATCTCTGCGCGCGCCCGCGCCCCAGCGCAGACCGTCTCGACCGGCTGAACTCGCGTGATACCCGTCGCACGGGTGATACGCGAAGGACGTATCACCCGTGCGACGGGTGCGACGGCCCCTAGCGACGCCCTGTTCGACCGTCGCTGACAAGCGGGGCGTGGTCCCCGTCGCACAAGTGCGACGTCGCACGGGTAGCACGAGTATCACGCGTGATATTCGTGCTTGATGGCGTCGGAGACCCCGTCGGCGTGCTCGGCCGCGGCGCGCAGCAGGCGGCTGGCGACCTCGTGCTTGGGCGCGCGGGTGGCGTGGTGGATGTCGTCCACGGCGGCCTGGAACGCCTCGGCGGCCGCCTTGTCCACGTACCAGCTGCGCCGGGTCTTCTCCGGCTCCGCCTGCGGCGCCGACGCCGGCTGCGCCGGGGCCGCCGGGGCGGGCTCGGCGGGGGTCGCGTGCTCCTGCTGGCGCATGGTGGCCAGGCGGTTCCAGTCGTCGGCCACTCCGCCCATGTCCGGCGGCGCCGGCTTCTTGCGGGCCGCGCTCATCGCCGCACCGCCTTGGCGAGGTCGCGGTACCACCCGGCGGCCTCGGAGTCGGGGGCGTACTCGGTGACCGGAAGTCGCGCGCGCCAGGCTTCGCGGATCTCCTTGCGCTTCTTGATCTCGGCGATCACCGGCGGCTCGCCCAGGTTGCGGAAGGCCTCCAGGGTGCTGGTGACCACGGCGCCGTCGCGGGTGTCGACGCGGCTGGGCACCAGGCCCACCACGTCCAGGTCGACTCCCATCACGTGGCCGAGCGTGCCGACCTGGCGCAGCAGCAGCCGCAGCGCGCGGATGGAGGAGTCTTCGGCTTCCACGGGCACGATCAGCCCGCCCCCGCGGCCCGGCCGCCGGCGCCCGGCCATCAGCGCCGCGTCGGTGGAGGCGCCCAGCGACGGGGGGCAGTCGATGAGGCAGACGTCGTAGTCGTCCTCCAGCGTCTCCAGCAGCCGGGCCAGGCGGTGTTCGCGCCCGGTCGACATGTACAGGCCCCGGTCCAGCAGGAACGCGTCCAGGTTGGTCGGGACGACGTGCAGGCGGGGCCGGTACTGGGCGACCAGCTCGCGCACGTCGCCCGACCACTCGCCCAGCATCGCCATCTTCAGCGTCGCCTCGTCCGGCGACTCCGCCACGCCCAGGGCTTCGGTCAGGTGGCCTTGGGGGTCGAGGTCGACCAGCAGCACGCGTTCGCCGGCCTCGGCGAGCGCGCCGCCCAGACCGATGGTGTTCGCGGTCTTGCCGACCCCGCCCTTCTGGTTG from Streptomonospora salina encodes:
- a CDS encoding ParA family protein yields the protein MDVYDLINQKGGVGKTANTIGLGGALAEAGERVLLVDLDPQGHLTEALGVAESPDEATLKMAMLGEWSGDVRELVAQYRPRLHVVPTNLDAFLLDRGLYMSTGREHRLARLLETLEDDYDVCLIDCPPSLGASTDAALMAGRRRPGRGGGLIVPVEAEDSSIRALRLLLRQVGTLGHVMGVDLDVVGLVPSRVDTRDGAVVTSTLEAFRNLGEPPVIAEIKKRKEIREAWRARLPVTEYAPDSEAAGWYRDLAKAVRR